In the genome of Triticum urartu cultivar G1812 chromosome 5, Tu2.1, whole genome shotgun sequence, one region contains:
- the LOC125511560 gene encoding mitochondrial import inner membrane translocase subunit TIM23-1-like, which yields MGLEAMVSGVGWHRVQLWVPPRRRNQPATCLRSVPKPKPSSPPLSFVHPTPASAAAAAAMADPRLYPSGSGSAPHRDESSTTTDGSGSGRRLYDPYQDLNIPTAYKNLYDLPTSPEFLFQEEALLQRRSWGENLTYYTGVGYLSGAVAGAAVGLREAARAAERGDTAKIRANRLLNSCGSAGRRVGNRLGVIGLLYAGMESGMVSARDGHDDWINSLVAGLGTGALFRAAQGPRSAAVAGALGGVLAMAAKQAAKRYAPAF from the coding sequence ATGGGCCttgaggccatggtttccggcgTGGGCTGGCACAGAGTCCAGCTTTGGGTTCCACCAAGACGAAGGAACCAACCGGCGACTTGTTTGCGGTCCGTCCCCAAACCCAAaccctcctctcctccactttCTTTCGTGCATCCCAcgcccgcctccgccgccgccgccgccgccatggccgaTCCGCGGCTCTACCCGTCGGGATCGGGATCCGCCCCTCACCGCGACGAATCCTCCACCACCACCGACGGCTCCGGCTCCGGCCGCCGGCTCTACGACCCGTACCAGGACCTCAACATCCCCACCGCCTACAAGAATCTCTACGACCTCCCCACCTCCCCCGAGTTCCTCTTCCAGGAGGAGGCCCTCCTCCAGCGCCGCTCCTGGGGAGAGAACCTCACCTACTACACCGGGGTCGGCTACCTCTCCGGCGCCGTCGCGGGCGCCGCAGTCGGCCTGCGCGAGGCCGCACGCGCCGCCGAGCGCGGCGACACCGCCAAGATCCGCGCCAACCGCCTCCTCAACTCGTGCGGCTCCGCCGGACGCCGCGTCGGCAACAGGCTCGGCGTCATCGGCCTCCTCTACGCCGGCATGGAGAGCGGCATGGTCTCAGCCAGGGACGGCCACGACGACTGGATCAACAGCCTAGTCGCGGGGCTCGGCACCGGCGCCCTCTTCAGGGCCGCCCAGGGCCCCAGGTCTGCCGCCGTCGCTGGCGCCCTCGGAGGGGTCCTCGCCATGGCCGCCAAGCAGGCAGCCAAGAGATACGCGCCCGCCTTCTGA